DNA from Cryptosporangium minutisporangium:
CCGCGAGCGCAGCGGCCGAGAGCGTCGGCATCACGGTCCCGACCCCGACGCCCACCACCAGCAGGCCGGGGATCAGCACAGCCCACGACGACGCGCTGCCGACCAGCGCCTGCAGCGCGCTGCCCAGACCGATCAGCGCGAGGCCGGCGGAGATCACCAGGCCCGGCGCGACCCGGTCGTGCAGCACCCGCCCGGCCACCACCGAACAGACCAGCGACGCGAGGCTGAGCGGCAGGAACACCGCGCCGGCCGCGATCGGACCGAGGCCCAGCACCGACTGGAGCCAGAGCGAGGTGAACGCCATCGCGCTGAACGCTCCGAGGCTCGTCGCGGCGGCCGCGATCATCAACCCGGTAAACAAAGGCCGTTTGAACAGCGCCAGATCGAGCATCGGGTACGCGCGGACCCGCTCGACCGTGACGAACGCCGCCAGCGCGACCGCGCCGACCGCGAACCCGATCAGCGGAGCGGGCTCGGTCCAGCCGTCCTCACCGGCCCGGATCAGCCCATACGTGACCGCGCTCGCCGCGAGCGTGAACGTGACGACGCCGACCGGGTCGATCCGCGCCGAGGGATCGGCGGACTCCCGGATCACCCGCACGGACAGCACCAACGTCAGGACGCTGATCGGGACGTTCACCACGAAGATCGCCGGCCACCCGTAGTGCTCGGTGAGCAATCCGCCGAGGATCGGGCCCGCTGCCGCGGCCGCACCGTTGATCGCGCCCCAGATCCCGAACGCGACCCCCCGGTCCTTGCCGACGTAGGCCGTGTTGATCAGCGCGATCGTCGTCGCCAACATCGCCGCTCCGCCGATGCCCTGGAGGCCGCGCGCGGCGATCAGCGCGGCGGAGCTGTCCGCCAGCGCACAGCCGATCGACGCGAGCGCGAACAGCACCATGCCGATCAGATAGACCTTCTTGCGGCCGAACCGATCAGCGGCCGAGCCGGCACCGAGCAGCAGCGCCGCCAGGGCGAGCGCGTAGACGTCGATCACCCACTGCAGGTCACCCATGCCGGTCCGCAGGTCAGCGGCGATGTCCGGCAGTGCGACGTTCACGATCGTGACGTCGACCAGCAGCATGAACGTTCCCAAGCTGATCGCGATCAGCGGCAGCCACTTACGCATGTCGTCGTTCCCCCTTCCGTGGGCGGTGCAGTGTGGGCCGGACGGTTGCCCGTGCACCTGGTCGACTGTTCACGCGTTCGGGCCGGGCCGCTATTCGCGAGGCCCGAAGCGGCGGATCTCGACATTCCGCGCCTGGTTCCGGCGGATACCCTCGCTGTGGGCCCCTGGAGGTGGACATGCTCGACGAACTCGATCGGCAGATCGTGCACGCGCTCGAGGCGGACGGCCGGGCGGCGTTCAGTCGCATCGCCCAGGTGCTCGGGGTCTCGGACCAGACCGTGGCGCGACGGTACCGGCGGCTCCGGGCCGAGGAGAGTGTCCGGGTGGTGGGGCACCTCGATACGTGGCGGCTCGGCGCGGTCTCCTGGTACCTGCGCTTGCAGTGCACGCCGGACGCGGCCCAGTCGGTCGCCGGAGCGCTGGCCCGACGTCCGGACACGGCCTGGGTGCGGCTCTCCTCGGGCGGCACCGAGGTCAGCTGCGTCACCCGGGCCCGGTCGCAGGCCGACACCGACGCGCTGCTGCTCGACAAGCTGCACCGGACGCCACGGATCGTCGGGGTCAGCGCACACGCCCTGATCCACCTGTACTACGGCGGCACCGAGTCGTTCCTCCGCAAGGTGCAGGTACTCGCCGACGACCAGATCGCAGCGCTGGCCCCGCCGTGGGCCGGCGAGCCGAACGGTGAGGTGCCGGAGCTCGGCCCCGGCGACCGCACGCTGCTCGCCGCCCTGTCCAGGGATGGACGCGCCGGGCTACCCGAGCTC
Protein-coding regions in this window:
- a CDS encoding MFS transporter, encoding MRKWLPLIAISLGTFMLLVDVTIVNVALPDIAADLRTGMGDLQWVIDVYALALAALLLGAGSAADRFGRKKVYLIGMVLFALASIGCALADSSAALIAARGLQGIGGAAMLATTIALINTAYVGKDRGVAFGIWGAINGAAAAAGPILGGLLTEHYGWPAIFVVNVPISVLTLVLSVRVIRESADPSARIDPVGVVTFTLAASAVTYGLIRAGEDGWTEPAPLIGFAVGAVALAAFVTVERVRAYPMLDLALFKRPLFTGLMIAAAATSLGAFSAMAFTSLWLQSVLGLGPIAAGAVFLPLSLASLVCSVVAGRVLHDRVAPGLVISAGLALIGLGSALQALVGSASSWAVLIPGLLVVGVGVGTVMPTLSAAALAAAPRERAGMAGGAVTTFRQLGLVLGIAVLGGVFAGRVETVVRSESSLPDAHQVAELLTGGQARVVTSSAPDAQRGAVDEVVHTAFASGLRWAFLVCAAIALIGAALTFFLTRPRRSVAAPDQVPAQIG
- a CDS encoding Lrp/AsnC family transcriptional regulator, encoding MLDELDRQIVHALEADGRAAFSRIAQVLGVSDQTVARRYRRLRAEESVRVVGHLDTWRLGAVSWYLRLQCTPDAAQSVAGALARRPDTAWVRLSSGGTEVSCVTRARSQADTDALLLDKLHRTPRIVGVSAHALIHLYYGGTESFLRKVQVLADDQIAALAPPWAGEPNGEVPELGPGDRTLLAALSRDGRAGLPELATATGWSETRVRRRVTELRRSGALFFEVDVPGSALGLEMSAMMWLSVAPHAMVRAAETLAGHPEVPFVAATTGSTNIVASVICRDVGALYEYLTNRVAAIPAIHHIETNPIVRTLKREGALLP